A stretch of Arachis hypogaea cultivar Tifrunner chromosome 15, arahy.Tifrunner.gnm2.J5K5, whole genome shotgun sequence DNA encodes these proteins:
- the LOC112749342 gene encoding F-box/kelch-repeat protein At3g06240-like: MEKKYDQISNDLALEILAKLPVKSLKRFSCVQKSWLNLLENSNFKSMYYENLKSKTAYSSSLLLWRNFYDQRGDGNNVYKKDVYLLSGEKYENIVRLVLPSLVEEYDVPGMVIECVNGIICYSETYGRKGKKLKIGLWNPKTDERKIIPPSIIIDEPGFDLEVSVHGFGYDNMNDDYKVIQCVYYIDYEFYLDGPSPIWQIYSLKNNCWKKLELEMNHNEFLEQGSVKYLNGVCHWCCEEYGEEVIVSFNLSTETFQTTSIVLVQRNDAPPIRVLVVLNESLALISSLAENSCIEISILGEIGVKESWVKLFTVRHFLEIDFPFGMGNKCDVIYFIENYNDELASFDVITGKIIHNIGIKAEWFGAWIYKENLLSFTTRIN; the protein is encoded by the coding sequence ATGGAGAAAAAATACGATCAgatttctaatgatcttgcattAGAAATTCTAGCAAAATTACCTGTTAAATCTTTGAAGCGGTTTAGTTGCGTGCAAAAGTCTTGGCTAAATTTACTTGAGAATTCTAATTTCAAGAGTATGTACTACGAGAATTTAAAATCCAAAACTGCTTATTCATCGTCTCTGCTTCTATGGAGAAATTTTTATGACCAAAGAGGTGATGGAAACAACGTCTATAAAAAAGATGTGTATTTGCTTTCTGGAGAGAAGTATGAAAACATAGTTAGATTAGTTTTGCCAAGTCTGGTTGAGGAATATGATGTTCCCGGCATGGTTATAGAATGTGTTAATGGTATCATATGCTACTCTGAAACTTATGGTCGTAAgggaaaaaaactaaaaattggaCTTTGGAACCCCAAAACTGATGAGCGTAAAATTATTCCTCCGAGTATTATTATCGATGAGCCCGGCTTTGATCTAGAGGTAAGTGTTCATGGATTTGGTTATGATAATATGAATGATGACTATAAAGTGATTCAATGTGTATATTATATTGATTATGAATTTTACTTAGATGGACCTTCTCCAATTTGGCAAATTTATAGTCTAAAAAATAATTGTTGGAAAAAACTTGAGCTTGAAATGAATCACAATGAATTTTTAGAACAAGGTTCTGTAAAGTACTTAAATGGAGTATGCCATTGGTGCTGTGAAGAGTATGGAGAAGAAGTAATTGTGTCATTTAACCTCAGCACTGAAACGTTTCAAACCACATCGATTGTTTTGGTGCAAAGAAATGATGCTCCCCCTATTAGAGTTTTGGTAGTGCTCAACGAGTCTCTTGCTCTAATTTCCTCTCTTGCTGAGAATAGCTGTATTGAAATATccattttgggtgaaattggtgTGAAAGAATCTTGGGTGAAGCTTTTTACAGTTAGACACTTTCTAGAAATTGATTTTCCATTTGGAATGGGCAACAAATGTGATGTAATATATTTTATCGAAAACTATAACGATGAATTGGCTTCCTTTGATGTCATCACAGGCAAAATAATTCACAATATTGGTATCAAAGCAGAGTGGTTTGGTGCATGGATTTACAAAGAAAACCTCCTCTCTTTCACCAcaagaattaattga